From a region of the Salinispira pacifica genome:
- a CDS encoding D-alanine--D-alanine ligase family protein yields the protein MNEPKLNIVILYGGKTGEHQVSRVSAGSVIRNIDRSRYKLLLVGIDEEGVWHLQDETELEKVIAGSDPEIQPGNEVNAMPGRGLGVNGKLLKIDLVFPVLHGTFGEDGTVQGFLEMIGLPYAGAGVLASAFGMDKVKAKELWRKEGLSVVPFIRYSRQDHEAQEVTPEVLFTRWSSELGAPFFVKPCRAGSSVGISKVRRPEQLAQALDTAFHFDNDLLIETSINAREIECSVLGNREIRSFPPGEVISSHDFYDYSGKYLDPKGARLEIPADLSPASTQRIRNMAEEAFKALGGQGLARVDFFVDRDSGSIFINEVNTMPGFTSISMYPKMCEAGGLSYRELLNELIRLGLERHSERSRLDLHYGEE from the coding sequence ATGAATGAGCCAAAATTGAACATTGTAATTCTTTACGGGGGAAAAACCGGTGAGCACCAGGTTTCCCGGGTATCTGCGGGATCGGTTATCAGAAATATCGACAGATCCCGTTACAAGCTTCTTCTGGTGGGAATAGATGAAGAGGGAGTCTGGCATCTTCAGGACGAAACCGAGCTGGAAAAGGTTATTGCCGGAAGCGATCCGGAAATTCAGCCGGGGAATGAGGTTAACGCAATGCCCGGCAGGGGGCTCGGGGTGAACGGAAAGCTGCTCAAAATCGATCTGGTGTTTCCTGTTCTTCACGGCACCTTCGGCGAGGACGGCACGGTTCAGGGATTTCTGGAGATGATCGGACTGCCCTACGCCGGCGCAGGAGTTCTTGCCAGCGCCTTCGGAATGGACAAGGTGAAAGCAAAGGAATTGTGGAGGAAAGAGGGACTGTCGGTTGTTCCCTTCATCCGTTACAGCCGGCAGGACCATGAAGCTCAGGAAGTTACTCCTGAAGTGCTGTTCACCCGCTGGAGCAGCGAGTTGGGTGCACCCTTTTTCGTAAAACCCTGCCGTGCGGGAAGCTCGGTGGGCATCAGCAAAGTGCGCCGTCCGGAGCAGCTTGCTCAGGCACTGGATACCGCCTTTCACTTTGACAATGATCTGCTGATCGAAACATCCATTAACGCACGGGAAATAGAATGCTCGGTCCTGGGGAATCGGGAAATCAGATCATTTCCTCCGGGAGAGGTGATCTCGTCCCACGATTTTTATGATTACAGCGGGAAATATCTTGACCCAAAGGGAGCCCGTCTGGAAATCCCTGCAGATCTCAGTCCGGCCAGCACCCAGCGGATCCGGAATATGGCGGAGGAAGCCTTCAAGGCTCTGGGCGGCCAGGGCCTTGCACGGGTGGACTTCTTTGTGGACCGGGACAGCGGCAGCATATTCATCAACGAAGTGAACACCATGCCCGGGTTCACAAGCATCAGCATGTACCCAAAGATGTGCGAAGCCGGCGGTCTCAGCTACCGGGAACTTTTGAATGAACTGATCCGTCTGGGGCTGGAACGCCACAGCGAGCGTTCACGGCTTGATCTTCATTACGGAGAAGAATGA
- a CDS encoding Mur ligase family protein, which yields MNKKRLSALLAACNTMKRADNSSLDPEVSSLVYDSRDVGPGSMFFAIPGAHTDGHRFIATALEKGAAAVVFQTKDEFVSRLIQDGIPDDFPRDIQLPHPVFIAAESSRQALSRCSAAFHDYPHRDLTVIGITGTDGKSSTVAFLHQLLNDLGIPAGFISTVAMQTGTETRNNMLRQSTPEAPDIHRLLAEMRANGKQAAVVESTSHGLSRKTSRLLDLEYDGAIFTNISHEHLEFHGSFPQYLSDKTNLFRQLKDSQPDASNTSVAVINLEDPNFSYIARAAAERSARICAFISSQSGDWPRTEARKDLDLADILFAAHPVEHLSDGNRFSLRVVEKSAWSGQPAGKSLKQLIDQTEALEMHLPIPGGFNIDNVLGCTALLSELLSVPVREIAGAAAGLKGVKGRMVPLFHGQPFTAIVDYAHTPGSFTKVFPLFRESCRGRLIAVFGSAGERDTAKRPIQGAIAAEYADILVITDEDPRLEDSMDIIRDISRGARESGHAVEIHEIADRRSAISAAFSMAGEGDTVVMLGKGHEGSIITAAGKQAWDEESVARDCLEQMGYTRQK from the coding sequence ATGAACAAAAAGAGATTATCAGCTTTGCTTGCCGCCTGCAATACAATGAAACGGGCGGATAATAGTTCCCTGGATCCGGAAGTTTCTTCTCTGGTATATGATTCCCGGGATGTGGGGCCCGGTTCGATGTTCTTCGCCATTCCCGGAGCTCATACCGACGGCCACCGCTTTATTGCCACGGCCCTGGAAAAGGGTGCTGCTGCAGTTGTTTTTCAGACGAAAGATGAGTTTGTGAGCAGGCTTATTCAGGACGGGATTCCCGATGATTTTCCCCGGGACATACAGCTGCCTCATCCGGTTTTCATTGCAGCTGAAAGCAGCCGACAGGCACTTTCCCGCTGCAGTGCAGCCTTCCATGATTATCCTCACCGTGATTTAACAGTTATCGGGATAACCGGTACCGACGGTAAAAGCTCAACGGTGGCATTTCTGCATCAATTGCTGAATGATCTGGGTATTCCCGCGGGCTTTATCTCCACCGTTGCAATGCAGACCGGCACGGAGACCCGTAACAACATGCTCAGACAGTCCACGCCCGAGGCTCCGGACATCCATCGTCTGCTGGCAGAGATGCGGGCCAACGGAAAGCAGGCGGCTGTGGTGGAATCCACAAGCCACGGGTTGAGCCGGAAAACCTCCCGTCTGCTGGATCTGGAATACGACGGGGCGATATTCACCAATATCTCCCACGAGCATCTGGAGTTTCACGGAAGTTTCCCCCAGTATCTCAGCGATAAAACCAATCTCTTCCGCCAGCTGAAGGATTCACAGCCGGATGCGTCGAACACATCTGTTGCTGTGATCAATCTTGAGGACCCGAACTTTTCCTACATTGCCCGGGCGGCGGCTGAACGCTCCGCCCGGATATGCGCATTTATCAGCAGCCAGTCCGGTGACTGGCCCAGGACAGAGGCACGGAAAGATCTGGATCTTGCGGACATTCTGTTCGCCGCCCATCCGGTGGAGCATCTGAGCGACGGCAACCGCTTCAGCCTGAGAGTGGTTGAGAAATCCGCCTGGTCCGGGCAGCCTGCCGGAAAGAGTCTGAAACAGCTTATTGATCAGACAGAGGCCCTGGAAATGCATCTTCCCATTCCCGGCGGGTTTAATATTGATAACGTACTTGGATGTACAGCCCTGCTTTCTGAACTTCTTTCGGTACCTGTGCGGGAAATCGCCGGTGCAGCGGCGGGGTTGAAGGGTGTGAAGGGCCGAATGGTGCCCCTTTTCCACGGACAGCCGTTCACCGCCATTGTGGACTATGCCCACACTCCGGGAAGCTTCACCAAAGTATTTCCTCTATTTCGGGAGTCATGCAGAGGCAGACTCATCGCAGTATTCGGCTCAGCAGGGGAACGGGATACTGCAAAGCGTCCCATTCAGGGTGCCATCGCCGCAGAATATGCCGATATTCTAGTTATTACCGATGAGGATCCCAGGCTGGAAGACTCCATGGATATTATCCGGGATATAAGCCGGGGCGCCAGGGAATCAGGGCATGCTGTTGAGATCCATGAAATTGCTGACCGGCGCTCAGCCATATCTGCAGCCTTTTCCATGGCCGGGGAAGGTGATACTGTTGTAATGCTGGGTAAGGGGCATGAAGGCAGCATTATCACCGCGGCTGGCAAGCAGGCCTGGGATGAGGAATCTGTTGCCAGAGATTGCCTGGAGCAGATGGGATATACCCGGCAGAAATAG